Proteins from a single region of Gemmobacter sp.:
- a CDS encoding type IV secretion system protein B4: MFLERTMPRSRAGRLIPASPKIYAHLPYVIELDDEVVRTRDNALMLSLEVTGIDGVTSGAATVSALRAGFAHLLDTLDERFTFYLHRMMRPADTGMVPIHGLSFAADIDKAWGRELTRRNLQDSVLILTVVRRQVAPLAVPFFGRAAARVWGEDTARRLEELREVSSILETGLGIKTRRMKISDGSLVGFYASLLTGELRAHPRSPYCLLAEDAAGASVLFGKGLVEIEEGAAKPKLAAVLYVKSYATATWPGMLDALGAAQDTIITHSYTPIERGSIAERVKRRVAQMRSAEDIAATVEAQLFEAADKAESGALGFGVHQMTITVFAETEAALDSEVARIRGIAHQNGMRLVREVTALETTFFAIHPGNMDYRARDMTVSSINFADMAALHAADTGTEKARLPWATPITAFQTLQGSLHRFSFHEPGDPAAEPTNGHTLVLGKSGGGKTTTVAFLAAQAQRAGGRTIIFDKEAGLKMAVHALGGRYAEVRAGRPTGLNPLATEAGERGEAWLLDWLVALLESRSGPMTLLQSEALKSAIAQNGKAREGLRNFQSFQELFGDVGDGLDLAQRLREWGPDGRYGWVFGEAKEPVVDFASHDVTAVDLTEILDLGTERTAILGYLFRRIEMLIEEKRPTLILIDEAWKVLDDEYFAKKLAEWLVTARKKNVVVVMMTQFPSQIRGSKARSILEALPNQLLFPNGEAASSDYDSFRLTDGELDFVLNPIPGQRLVLSRSPRGSTVLNVDLKALGPLLTALGGGQAGLNAFGADYAARPKFWKE; encoded by the coding sequence ATGTTTCTTGAACGTACGATGCCAAGGAGCAGGGCAGGGCGGCTGATCCCGGCCAGCCCGAAGATCTATGCCCATCTGCCTTACGTCATCGAGCTTGATGACGAGGTCGTCCGCACCCGGGACAATGCGCTGATGCTGTCACTTGAAGTGACGGGCATCGACGGGGTCACGTCAGGCGCGGCTACGGTCTCAGCCCTTCGGGCCGGCTTCGCGCATCTCCTCGACACGCTCGACGAGCGGTTCACCTTCTATCTGCACCGGATGATGCGACCTGCGGACACCGGCATGGTGCCCATCCATGGGCTCAGCTTTGCGGCCGACATCGACAAGGCCTGGGGCAGGGAGCTCACCCGCCGCAACCTGCAGGACTCTGTCCTGATCCTGACAGTGGTTCGGCGACAAGTGGCACCGCTGGCCGTGCCGTTCTTTGGCAGGGCTGCGGCCCGTGTCTGGGGCGAAGACACCGCCCGCCGTCTGGAAGAACTTCGCGAGGTGTCCTCCATCCTCGAGACCGGTCTCGGCATCAAAACCCGCCGGATGAAGATCAGTGACGGCAGTCTGGTTGGCTTCTACGCCTCGCTTCTGACTGGTGAGTTGCGGGCGCATCCGCGCAGCCCGTACTGCCTCCTCGCGGAAGACGCTGCCGGAGCCTCCGTGCTGTTCGGCAAGGGCCTGGTCGAGATCGAAGAGGGTGCGGCCAAGCCAAAACTTGCCGCCGTCCTCTATGTCAAATCCTATGCCACTGCGACCTGGCCCGGAATGCTCGATGCGCTTGGGGCCGCGCAGGATACGATCATCACGCACAGCTATACGCCGATTGAACGCGGGAGCATCGCCGAGCGGGTGAAGCGCCGCGTGGCTCAAATGCGATCAGCGGAGGACATCGCTGCGACTGTCGAGGCTCAGCTCTTCGAGGCGGCGGACAAGGCCGAGAGTGGCGCGCTTGGCTTTGGTGTGCATCAGATGACGATCACTGTCTTTGCCGAGACGGAAGCAGCCCTCGACTCAGAGGTCGCACGCATCCGCGGCATTGCGCATCAGAATGGCATGCGGCTCGTGCGCGAGGTCACAGCCCTCGAAACCACGTTCTTCGCGATACATCCCGGAAACATGGACTACCGGGCGCGCGACATGACAGTGTCGTCGATCAATTTCGCGGATATGGCTGCCCTCCACGCCGCCGATACCGGGACAGAAAAGGCGCGCCTTCCCTGGGCGACGCCGATCACGGCTTTTCAGACGCTGCAGGGCTCGCTGCACCGTTTCAGCTTCCATGAACCGGGTGATCCTGCCGCAGAGCCGACCAATGGCCACACCCTCGTTCTCGGCAAATCCGGTGGGGGCAAGACCACGACCGTCGCCTTCCTTGCCGCCCAAGCGCAAAGGGCAGGCGGACGGACGATCATCTTCGACAAGGAAGCCGGTCTCAAAATGGCCGTGCACGCCCTTGGCGGTCGTTATGCCGAAGTGCGCGCGGGACGCCCGACAGGGCTGAACCCGCTCGCCACCGAGGCCGGAGAGCGCGGAGAAGCCTGGCTTCTCGATTGGCTGGTGGCGCTCCTCGAGTCCCGCTCCGGCCCGATGACACTGTTGCAGTCCGAGGCTCTCAAATCCGCCATCGCCCAGAACGGCAAGGCGCGTGAAGGTTTGCGGAACTTCCAGAGCTTCCAGGAACTCTTCGGCGATGTCGGCGATGGTCTCGATCTGGCGCAGCGGCTCCGTGAATGGGGGCCGGACGGGCGCTATGGCTGGGTCTTCGGCGAGGCCAAAGAACCGGTGGTGGATTTCGCCAGCCATGACGTAACTGCCGTCGATCTCACCGAGATCCTCGATCTCGGCACCGAACGCACCGCGATCCTCGGCTATCTCTTCCGCCGCATCGAGATGCTGATCGAAGAAAAGCGCCCAACACTGATCCTGATCGATGAGGCCTGGAAGGTTCTCGACGATGAATACTTCGCGAAGAAGCTCGCCGAATGGTTGGTGACGGCCCGGAAGAAGAATGTCGTCGTCGTCATGATGACCCAATTCCCGAGCCAGATCCGTGGTTCCAAAGCCCGCTCGATCCTCGAGGCGCTGCCGAACCAGCTTCTCTTCCCGAACGGCGAAGCGGCCTCAAGCGACTATGACAGCTTCCGCCTGACCGATGGTGAGCTCGACTTTGTGCTGAACCCGATCCCCGGCCAGCGGCTGGTCCTGTCTCGTTCCCCACGCGGTTCGACCGTTCTCAACGTCGATCTGAAGGCGCTCGGGCCTCTGCTGACGGCGCTCGGTGGCGGTCAGGCTGGGCTCAATGCCTTTGGTGCCGACTACGCCGCGCGCCCCAAATTCTGGAAGGAATGA
- a CDS encoding VirB3 family type IV secretion system protein, producing MEKSAVILGLSRQAKFLGLPMPYAMAVGAMTVLPFILFKPVWWFLTAPVWYGLARFATKVNPNGHHVFAVMMQVTPLAILNRRRHHVS from the coding sequence ATGGAGAAAAGCGCGGTCATCCTCGGGCTCTCGCGGCAAGCCAAGTTTCTCGGCCTGCCGATGCCCTATGCCATGGCAGTGGGAGCGATGACCGTGCTGCCCTTCATCTTGTTCAAGCCGGTTTGGTGGTTCCTGACCGCACCGGTCTGGTACGGGCTTGCGCGCTTCGCCACAAAGGTGAACCCCAACGGGCATCACGTCTTTGCCGTCATGATGCAGGTGACGCCGCTCGCCATCCTGAACCGGAGGCGGCACCATGTTTCTTGA
- a CDS encoding lytic transglycosylase domain-containing protein produces MPSIISTCLLSLAMSGAACGASQAEVIRWNDRGGQGTAIELATIDTSVLRYDRQGKLIAPTRQEPEEEAREGEGETVDVSFSSKGVAALAEVLPAIRLIAARHQDDPALLALDLSPAEWAAFFQAMIKVESNYTQGAVSHAGALGLAQLMPGTADYLRVDPADPIENLDGGARYLLEQMAEFGSLELALAAYNAGPEAVRKYDGIPPYDETQSHIVKVMAVYDRLLADL; encoded by the coding sequence TTGCCCTCGATCATCTCGACGTGCCTGCTGTCGCTGGCGATGTCCGGCGCGGCATGCGGAGCCTCGCAGGCCGAGGTGATCCGGTGGAATGACAGGGGCGGGCAGGGGACAGCGATCGAGCTCGCCACCATAGATACTTCCGTCCTGCGCTATGACAGACAGGGCAAACTGATCGCCCCGACGCGGCAAGAACCGGAAGAAGAGGCCCGGGAAGGGGAGGGGGAGACAGTCGACGTCTCTTTCAGCTCCAAGGGCGTTGCGGCACTGGCTGAGGTGCTACCCGCGATCCGGCTGATTGCAGCCCGCCATCAGGATGATCCGGCTCTCTTGGCGCTGGACCTCTCACCGGCCGAATGGGCCGCGTTCTTCCAAGCCATGATCAAGGTCGAAAGCAATTACACCCAAGGGGCAGTCAGTCATGCCGGGGCCCTGGGCCTCGCTCAGCTGATGCCCGGGACGGCGGACTACCTCCGTGTCGACCCGGCAGATCCGATCGAAAACCTCGACGGTGGCGCACGCTACCTCCTCGAGCAGATGGCCGAGTTCGGCAGCCTTGAGCTTGCGCTTGCCGCATATAACGCCGGGCCGGAAGCCGTGCGCAAATACGACGGCATCCCGCCCTATGACGAGACCCAATCTCACATCGTAAAGGTGATGGCGGTTTACGACCGCCTCCTCGCCGATCTCTGA
- a CDS encoding TrbC/VirB2 family protein, protein MRTSTLALLGLTFCTLLLAQAEPALAQVVFTKAEKVATGLLASFRGVLATAFFGIAFVVTGFLAAFNRISWAWVALVVVGAFLVFAGPTIVANLRTSFS, encoded by the coding sequence ATGCGCACTTCCACACTGGCTCTTCTGGGCCTGACCTTCTGCACCCTGTTGCTGGCTCAGGCTGAACCTGCTCTCGCGCAGGTCGTGTTCACGAAAGCTGAGAAGGTCGCGACAGGCCTTCTGGCATCTTTCCGGGGCGTCCTTGCGACTGCATTCTTTGGTATCGCCTTTGTGGTGACCGGTTTCCTTGCAGCGTTCAACCGCATCAGTTGGGCCTGGGTGGCGTTGGTTGTGGTTGGGGCCTTTCTGGTATTCGCAGGTCCGACCATTGTTGCCAATCTGCGCACCTCTTTCAGCTAA
- a CDS encoding ATP-binding protein: protein MRKLRGLNRVVMTHLIDGGWVDRLESLLITGQTCLSRRWIACALGHKACRDGATSSITASRSSLRPLPRASRPHV from the coding sequence TTGCGCAAACTGCGGGGCCTCAATCGCGTCGTCATGACGCATCTGATCGACGGGGGCTGGGTCGACCGGCTTGAGAGCCTGCTGATCACCGGTCAGACCTGCCTCAGCAGGAGATGGATCGCTTGTGCCCTGGGTCACAAGGCCTGTCGAGACGGCGCAACGTCGTCTATTACCGCGTCCCGCTCATCTTTGAGGCCCTTGCCAAGGGCGTCACGCCCGCATGTTTAA